In the genome of Hyphobacterium sp. CCMP332, one region contains:
- a CDS encoding class I SAM-dependent RNA methyltransferase — protein sequence MNILVKTLFGLEEILAEELRELGAKNIRKTRRAVSCEGDIEFLYAANLHLRTALKILVPLYQFDASNEDELYNKVSQFDWSKYIDLSQTFAIDNTVRSSIFQHSKYVALKAKDAIADQFKNKFGKRPNVDIHNPDIQLDIYCSENHFTISIDSSGETLNRRKYRVTGHVAPLNEVLAAGMIKLSGWTAEKPLIDPMCGTGTILIEAAMLGLNIPPQWKRNYFSFMNWENFDRDLWEKIRADSEKAILEKELSIEGGDYDKKVLQKTEETIKELNLERHIKLKHSSMERNKTELKNGFVIMNPPYGERLDSYDINVFYKGISDALKNNFQGFEAWVLSSNIQALKHLRLKPSKKIVLYNGSLECRFQKYELYAGSKRN from the coding sequence TTGAATATTCTTGTAAAAACACTCTTTGGCCTTGAAGAGATCCTTGCTGAGGAATTGAGAGAGCTGGGGGCAAAAAACATAAGAAAGACCCGAAGAGCTGTAAGTTGTGAGGGTGATATTGAATTTCTATATGCGGCAAATCTTCATTTGCGGACAGCCCTAAAAATCCTTGTTCCATTATATCAATTCGATGCCTCAAATGAAGATGAATTATACAATAAGGTAAGCCAATTCGACTGGTCAAAGTATATAGATTTAAGCCAGACCTTTGCGATAGATAACACAGTTCGCTCAAGTATTTTTCAACATTCAAAATATGTGGCTCTCAAAGCCAAAGATGCAATAGCCGATCAATTCAAAAATAAATTTGGTAAGAGACCAAATGTCGATATACATAATCCCGATATACAATTGGATATCTATTGTTCGGAAAATCATTTTACAATCTCCATTGATAGTTCCGGGGAAACCTTAAACAGAAGGAAATATAGAGTGACCGGACATGTTGCGCCATTAAATGAAGTTTTGGCGGCCGGAATGATCAAATTAAGCGGTTGGACAGCTGAAAAGCCACTGATTGATCCTATGTGCGGAACAGGTACAATATTAATTGAAGCGGCAATGTTGGGACTAAACATCCCTCCACAATGGAAAAGAAACTATTTCTCATTTATGAACTGGGAAAACTTTGACAGAGACCTTTGGGAAAAGATAAGAGCAGATTCTGAAAAAGCGATTCTAGAAAAAGAATTGTCAATTGAAGGCGGTGATTATGATAAGAAGGTTCTGCAAAAGACGGAGGAGACCATTAAGGAATTAAATCTAGAACGACACATAAAGCTAAAACACAGCAGCATGGAGAGAAATAAGACAGAGCTAAAAAATGGCTTTGTGATAATGAATCCACCCTATGGCGAAAGACTTGACAGTTATGATATAAATGTCTTTTATAAAGGGATAAGCGATGCGCTTAAAAATAACTTTCAGGGTTTTGAAGCCTGGGTATTGAGTTCTAATATTCAGGCCCTAAAACATTTAAGACTTAAACCTTCAAAAAAAATTGTCTTGTATAATGGATCTCTTGAATGCAGATTTCAGAAATATGAATTATACGCCGGTTCAAAAAGAAATTAA
- a CDS encoding GIY-YIG nuclease family protein — translation MAFFAYILKSKRVNRHYYGHSKNIENRLKDHNNGKVRSTKSYRPWELVYYETFETKSDAYKKEMFFKSIEGYNFLKLKGII, via the coding sequence ATGGCGTTCTTTGCATACATATTGAAAAGTAAAAGAGTAAATCGACACTATTATGGCCATTCGAAGAATATTGAGAATAGACTAAAAGACCATAATAATGGAAAAGTAAGATCAACAAAATCTTACAGACCCTGGGAGTTGGTTTATTATGAAACTTTTGAGACCAAGTCAGATGCCTACAAAAAAGAAATGTTTTTCAAATCGATTGAAGGATATAATTTTTTGAAACTAAAAGGCATTATTTAG
- a CDS encoding YihY/virulence factor BrkB family protein, whose translation MSRIKKYKERIERSIHYRNFIDFLKNTHITGNRVPLWNFGKIFWKKLVNDEISMMAYGVAFNFTFAIFPSLIFMFTVIPYIPIENLNVKILDFLQEVVPGKIYNNAEGTINDIVSKPRGGLLSFGFFFALFLATNGMDALIAAFNACYKTKETRNYIYRRWISLILTVVLALILFFAIAILIIGRFALDTMVEWQILQTDTTYYLLYILKYLVIGLIFLLGVSVIYYWAPSIHKRWRFFSYGAILATVLCILVSLAYTYYFNHFASYNRLYGSIGAMIGLMLWLYFISFILLFGFELNASLEKSQILQQKLRHRKRNNR comes from the coding sequence TTGAGTAGAATTAAGAAGTATAAAGAGCGCATAGAAAGGTCAATACACTACAGAAATTTTATAGATTTTCTAAAGAATACCCACATCACCGGAAATAGGGTGCCTCTTTGGAATTTTGGAAAAATTTTCTGGAAAAAATTAGTCAATGATGAAATTTCAATGATGGCCTATGGCGTGGCCTTTAATTTCACCTTTGCCATTTTCCCTTCATTAATATTTATGTTTACCGTAATTCCGTACATACCAATTGAAAATTTAAATGTAAAGATCCTGGATTTCCTTCAGGAAGTCGTCCCAGGTAAAATTTATAACAATGCTGAAGGTACAATCAATGATATAGTGAGCAAACCAAGAGGAGGCTTATTGTCATTTGGATTTTTCTTTGCGTTATTTTTGGCGACAAACGGAATGGATGCCTTAATAGCGGCATTTAATGCGTGTTATAAAACAAAAGAAACAAGAAACTACATTTATAGAAGGTGGATTTCATTAATTCTAACCGTCGTATTAGCCCTGATTTTATTTTTTGCCATCGCAATTTTAATCATTGGAAGATTTGCCCTTGATACCATGGTTGAATGGCAAATTTTGCAAACTGACACGACCTATTATTTGCTCTATATTCTTAAATATCTGGTGATTGGTTTAATTTTTCTATTGGGAGTTTCAGTGATTTATTACTGGGCACCTTCCATCCATAAAAGATGGCGTTTCTTTTCATATGGTGCAATTCTGGCTACTGTTTTGTGTATTTTAGTTTCGCTTGCCTATACCTATTATTTTAATCATTTTGCCTCATACAACAGGCTTTACGGTTCAATAGGTGCTATGATTGGGCTTATGTTATGGCTGTACTTCATATCCTTTATTTTATTATTTGGATTTGAGTTAAATGCCAGTCTTGAAAAATCGCAAATACTTCAACAGAAATTAAGACATCGCAAAAGAAATAACCGATAA
- a CDS encoding acyl-CoA thioesterase, producing the protein MFETEVKIRVRYSETDRMGYVYYGHYATYFEVARVEAIREIGFSYKKLEDEHGILLPVRENWSRFIAPAFYDDLLTVNVSIKEMPTIRFDFHYKIFRNDNEHIHSGKTTLVFINKQSGKPCKPPQELSDHLKPYFE; encoded by the coding sequence ATGTTCGAGACAGAAGTTAAAATCAGAGTTCGGTATTCAGAAACAGACCGTATGGGCTATGTATATTATGGGCACTATGCTACCTATTTTGAAGTTGCCAGAGTTGAGGCAATTAGAGAAATAGGCTTTAGCTACAAAAAATTAGAAGATGAGCATGGAATTCTTCTTCCCGTACGTGAAAATTGGTCCAGATTTATTGCTCCGGCCTTCTATGATGATTTATTGACTGTAAATGTCAGCATAAAAGAAATGCCAACCATTCGTTTTGATTTTCATTATAAAATCTTCAGAAATGATAATGAGCATATCCATAGCGGAAAGACTACATTGGTTTTTATCAACAAACAAAGTGGAAAGCCCTGTAAGCCGCCACAAGAACTTAGCGATCATTTAAAACCTTATTTTGAGTAG
- the mltG gene encoding endolytic transglycosylase MltG — protein MKAKKARLPLVLLFSGVMIISFTFYFYQVFFAANFLVGQNKPYYLEIEKGTLFKELVSQMNEDEVLSDALSFSFVSKVLDYQDKVRSGRYLISPNSNNIDIVRKLRAGIQVPVTVTFNNIRTKKDLCEKICKYIEMDPELLEAKLRDPEFCRKYGKDTFTIVNLFIPNTYEMYWQQNPEELCDRMQREYQHFWNEVRIDKAAKINLKRDEVSILASIVQAETRWNDEKSKIAGVYLNRLKKGIPLQADPTLVFATGNFQLKRVLNVHKDIDSPYNTYKNQGLPPGPINLPSISSIDAVLNAEDHNYYYFCAKEDFSGYHNFASTIREHINNANRYQRALNRANIK, from the coding sequence ATGAAAGCTAAAAAAGCGCGACTGCCGCTTGTACTTTTATTTTCAGGTGTAATGATAATATCATTCACATTTTATTTTTATCAGGTATTCTTTGCCGCTAATTTCCTTGTAGGCCAGAATAAGCCCTATTATCTTGAAATAGAGAAAGGGACATTATTTAAAGAGCTGGTATCCCAAATGAATGAAGATGAAGTATTAAGTGATGCTCTTTCATTTTCATTTGTGTCAAAAGTTCTAGATTATCAAGATAAGGTGCGATCAGGTAGGTATTTGATCAGTCCAAATTCTAACAATATAGATATTGTAAGAAAGCTAAGAGCAGGTATTCAGGTTCCTGTGACGGTGACATTTAACAACATAAGAACTAAAAAAGACCTTTGCGAAAAAATTTGTAAATACATTGAAATGGATCCGGAGCTACTCGAAGCAAAACTTCGGGATCCTGAGTTTTGCAGAAAATATGGTAAGGACACTTTTACAATTGTGAATTTATTTATTCCAAATACTTATGAAATGTATTGGCAACAAAATCCGGAAGAGCTATGCGATCGAATGCAAAGAGAGTATCAACATTTTTGGAATGAAGTAAGAATTGATAAAGCGGCAAAAATCAACTTAAAAAGAGATGAGGTTAGTATTTTAGCTTCTATCGTCCAGGCAGAGACGCGTTGGAACGATGAAAAATCAAAAATTGCAGGTGTTTATTTAAACAGATTAAAAAAAGGCATTCCATTACAGGCAGATCCCACTCTGGTATTTGCAACCGGAAATTTTCAGTTAAAAAGGGTTTTAAATGTTCACAAGGATATTGACTCACCATATAATACCTATAAAAATCAGGGACTTCCTCCGGGACCGATAAATTTACCTTCAATTTCTTCAATTGATGCAGTATTAAATGCCGAAGATCATAACTATTACTATTTTTGCGCTAAAGAAGATTTCTCGGGATATCACAATTTTGCGAGTACCATCAGAGAACACATTAACAACGCCAATCGTTATCAACGAGCTTTAAATAGAGCGAATATCAAATAA
- a CDS encoding threonylcarbamoyl-AMP synthase translates to MEAELLKIHPVNPEQRKIDQVVEALELGALIVYPTDTVYGIGCDIYNSKAITKLIQVLGIKGKQMNLSFICNDLSHISEYVKGPDNTSFKLMKKYLPGPFTFILESSSRVPKILNVKKKTVGIRIPDNNIIRQLVRSLGNPIITSSLKLDDDIVEYPTDPAEIFEMYKNKADVIIDGGYGHNVPSTIIDCTTPKYEIIRQGLGEIYL, encoded by the coding sequence ATGGAAGCAGAATTGTTAAAAATTCATCCCGTTAATCCAGAACAAAGAAAAATAGATCAGGTTGTTGAAGCGCTTGAACTGGGAGCACTTATTGTATACCCTACGGATACAGTCTATGGTATTGGTTGTGATATCTATAATTCCAAAGCCATTACAAAGCTGATTCAGGTATTAGGTATTAAGGGAAAACAAATGAATCTTTCGTTTATCTGCAATGATCTGAGCCATATTTCTGAATATGTTAAAGGACCTGATAATACTTCATTTAAGCTAATGAAGAAATATTTGCCCGGTCCTTTTACCTTTATTTTGGAATCCAGTTCGAGAGTGCCAAAAATTTTAAATGTCAAAAAGAAAACTGTTGGAATTCGAATTCCGGACAATAATATAATTCGTCAATTGGTCAGGTCGCTTGGAAATCCCATAATTACTTCTTCATTAAAGCTGGATGATGATATTGTAGAATACCCTACGGATCCGGCTGAGATTTTCGAAATGTATAAAAACAAAGCTGATGTTATTATTGACGGGGGATATGGTCATAACGTTCCATCAACTATTATCGATTGCACTACACCGAAATACGAAATTATCAGACAGGGCCTGGGAGAAATTTATCTGTAA
- a CDS encoding GWxTD domain-containing protein has protein sequence MIKKLLLILSISFFISNETYSQGIAATLDYCNFKANDSLGLFEYYLSFPANTLTHRKSSEGKLVSEVKVIAGMVKQNDTVFIDSYRLSNSPNSEISLKTEEYLTQHRVILPVGEYSFFLYASDLASGEPSNLSVNFPVKIGFDNALLQMSDIQNLKSYKSSKKQAPNVKNGIEMISRNSNFFAKADDRYIFYLEVYNSDEVIGKDATYLLEARITNARTGEKIDKTGIFKKLKADGVNPVLAEIDLSPVPSGDYNLVLEIKDRTNNSLYSKEKYFQRFHPDLIVENEDEKAIELDSNNYDPCQIAETINMKNLDFLVDALMPMAKQNERAFAEAVVNSGDEKQKINFLCYFFQKRETKDKDARILFLEYKDRVEIVERKYKTQTMPGYQTDRGRVYIQYGKPNRIDDEFSDMSRSAINNAIIPYEKWIYYSVTEPQPQSNVQFVFAQTNRANFNYEIVHSTAIGEISNPNWKQEISSKMMFSEDPSQDYR, from the coding sequence ATGATTAAAAAACTACTTCTGATCCTTTCAATTTCATTTTTCATTTCAAATGAAACTTACTCACAGGGAATAGCTGCTACGCTGGACTATTGTAATTTCAAGGCCAATGATTCTTTGGGATTATTTGAGTACTATTTAAGCTTTCCGGCCAACACTTTAACACACAGAAAAAGCTCAGAGGGAAAACTGGTATCTGAAGTAAAAGTCATTGCCGGAATGGTAAAGCAAAATGATACTGTTTTTATCGACTCTTATCGCTTATCGAATTCTCCAAATTCCGAAATAAGTTTAAAAACTGAGGAATATCTAACTCAGCACAGAGTAATTCTTCCGGTTGGTGAATATTCATTTTTCCTTTATGCAAGCGATCTGGCCAGTGGGGAGCCTTCGAATCTAAGTGTAAACTTTCCTGTAAAAATAGGTTTTGATAATGCCTTGTTGCAGATGAGTGATATTCAAAATTTAAAATCCTATAAATCATCTAAAAAACAAGCTCCAAACGTAAAAAATGGAATAGAAATGATTTCAAGAAATTCAAACTTCTTTGCAAAAGCAGATGATCGCTATATCTTTTATCTCGAAGTGTATAACTCGGATGAGGTCATTGGAAAAGATGCTACGTATTTACTTGAAGCGCGTATTACAAATGCCAGAACGGGAGAAAAAATTGACAAAACAGGTATTTTCAAAAAACTTAAGGCTGATGGCGTTAATCCTGTATTAGCAGAAATAGATTTATCTCCAGTACCATCAGGTGATTATAACCTGGTTTTGGAAATCAAGGATCGCACCAATAATTCACTTTATTCAAAAGAGAAATATTTCCAGCGTTTTCATCCCGATTTGATTGTTGAAAATGAAGATGAAAAAGCCATAGAACTCGACTCCAACAATTATGACCCCTGTCAAATTGCTGAAACCATTAATATGAAAAACCTTGATTTCCTGGTGGATGCATTAATGCCTATGGCAAAACAAAATGAAAGGGCCTTCGCAGAAGCGGTAGTAAATTCAGGGGATGAAAAACAGAAAATTAATTTCTTGTGCTACTTCTTTCAGAAAAGAGAAACTAAAGATAAAGATGCAAGAATCTTATTTTTAGAATATAAAGACCGGGTTGAAATTGTAGAAAGGAAATACAAGACGCAGACCATGCCCGGATATCAAACAGATCGCGGAAGAGTCTATATTCAATATGGAAAGCCCAACCGTATTGACGATGAGTTTTCTGATATGTCGAGAAGTGCCATTAACAATGCAATAATTCCATATGAAAAATGGATTTATTATTCAGTTACCGAACCTCAACCACAAAGCAATGTTCAATTTGTTTTTGCTCAGACCAACCGTGCTAATTTTAACTATGAAATTGTTCATTCAACAGCCATAGGTGAGATTAGCAACCCAAACTGGAAGCAAGAAATTTCGAGCAAAATGATGTTCAGTGAAGACCCAAGTCAGGATTACAGATAA
- a CDS encoding WbqC family protein, with the protein MNKDFIILPSYLLPPKSYFDQIKVAKRLIINDLEVYKKQSLRNHFDILTSQGPLMITYPVQKPWRGKSIRDIKIDKTQKWLKNHWRSIKTAYGKAPFFEYYSDYFESLIKNPPDNLLEFNLQQLSICLKILGINKKMLLLSEEKSNLLNTSQFELEMERFKNWDVYFSQKQDELAYQQQFGNDFVDGLSIIDLIFNQGPESVLYLKKT; encoded by the coding sequence ATGAACAAGGATTTCATCATTTTACCATCTTATCTGCTTCCGCCAAAATCTTATTTTGACCAAATAAAAGTAGCAAAGAGGCTAATTATCAATGATCTTGAGGTATATAAAAAACAAAGTTTAAGAAATCATTTTGATATTTTGACATCTCAGGGCCCACTTATGATTACATACCCTGTGCAGAAACCCTGGAGAGGAAAATCTATAAGAGATATTAAAATAGACAAAACACAAAAATGGTTAAAGAATCACTGGAGATCAATTAAAACTGCATATGGTAAGGCTCCCTTTTTTGAGTACTATTCAGATTATTTTGAATCGCTAATAAAAAATCCACCTGATAACCTTCTTGAATTTAACCTTCAACAGCTAAGCATATGTTTAAAAATTTTGGGAATAAATAAGAAAATGCTTCTCCTAAGTGAGGAAAAATCTAATTTATTGAATACATCTCAATTCGAGTTGGAAATGGAACGATTTAAAAATTGGGATGTTTATTTTAGTCAGAAACAAGACGAATTGGCATACCAACAGCAATTTGGCAATGATTTTGTTGATGGATTGAGCATAATTGATTTGATTTTTAACCAGGGACCGGAATCAGTATTGTATCTAAAAAAGACTTAA
- a CDS encoding ATP-dependent Clp protease ATP-binding subunit — MEAKFSNRVKEVISLSREEALRLGHDYIGTEHLLLGMIREGEGMAVSLLKKLGVSLDELRMSIEQATMGTASQNIKNLSNIPLTRQSEKVLKITYLEAKIFKSELIGTEHLLLSILRDEDNIATQILEKFDVSYDVVKELLEYHHQNPVSSQETEDSDEDSSKFFGGGGGKGENPKSGAEKSKTPVLDNFGRDLTKLAETDKLDPIVGREKEIERVAQILSRRKKNNPILIGEPGVGKTAIAEGLALRIVQKKVSRVLFGKRVVTLDLASLVAGTKYRGQFEERMKAVMNELEKATNVILFIDELHTIVGAGGASGSLDASNMFKPALARGEIQCIGATTLDEYRQYIEKDGALARRFQVVMVDSTSVEETIEILNNIKEKYEDHHNVNYTPEAINACVKLSDRYISDRFLPDKAIDVLDETGARVHLNNIHVPDSIVKLEEAIENVKKEKNKVVKSQKYEEAAQLRDKEKKLLEQLDIAKNDWEEETKKRKYTVDEENVAEVIAMMTGIPTKRVAEKESSKLKDMDKDLSGKVIGQEEAIRKLTKAIQRTRVGLKDPKKPIGSFIFLGPTGVGKTELAKVLSTYLFDKEDSLVRIDMSEYMEKFSVSRLVGAPPGYVGYEEGGQLTEKVRRKPYSVVLLDEIEKAHPDVFNILLQVLDDGILTDGLGRRVDFRNTVIIMTSNIGVRDLKDFGMGIGFNTQSRQSNQDDIVKGTIQKALKKTFSPEFINRLDDIIVFNSLEKEHIFRIIDNALETVFNRIDAMGYGVELTVKAKEFLSEKGYDPQFGARPLNRAIQKYLEDAIAEEILKGDINEGDILSADYKEGAENLTIKIKKKKKKEQPKE, encoded by the coding sequence ATGGAAGCAAAATTTTCAAATAGAGTAAAAGAAGTCATTTCATTAAGCAGAGAAGAAGCATTGCGTTTGGGCCATGATTATATTGGTACCGAACACTTATTGCTTGGCATGATTCGCGAGGGTGAAGGAATGGCTGTTTCCTTGCTCAAAAAATTAGGGGTATCACTGGACGAACTTCGCATGTCAATCGAACAGGCAACCATGGGAACGGCTTCTCAAAACATTAAGAATCTTTCAAATATTCCTCTGACAAGGCAGTCAGAAAAAGTCTTAAAAATCACCTATTTAGAGGCTAAAATTTTTAAAAGTGAGCTCATCGGCACAGAACATTTATTGCTGTCCATTTTAAGAGATGAAGACAATATTGCCACACAAATCCTTGAAAAATTTGACGTCAGCTATGATGTCGTAAAAGAGTTATTGGAATATCACCATCAAAACCCGGTTTCTAGTCAGGAAACTGAAGATTCGGATGAGGATTCAAGCAAATTCTTTGGTGGCGGAGGCGGAAAAGGCGAAAACCCAAAATCAGGTGCAGAAAAATCAAAAACGCCTGTTTTAGATAACTTTGGAAGAGATTTAACAAAGTTAGCAGAGACCGATAAACTCGATCCTATTGTTGGAAGAGAGAAGGAAATTGAGCGTGTTGCTCAAATATTAAGCCGTAGAAAGAAAAACAATCCAATACTCATAGGTGAGCCGGGAGTTGGTAAAACCGCAATAGCTGAAGGCCTAGCACTTAGAATTGTTCAGAAAAAAGTTTCAAGGGTATTATTTGGCAAAAGAGTGGTTACCCTGGATCTCGCGTCATTGGTGGCAGGAACAAAATATAGAGGTCAGTTTGAAGAAAGAATGAAAGCAGTTATGAATGAGCTTGAAAAAGCTACCAATGTCATTCTTTTCATTGATGAACTTCATACAATAGTTGGAGCAGGAGGAGCAAGTGGCTCATTAGATGCTTCAAATATGTTTAAACCGGCCTTGGCCAGAGGCGAGATACAATGCATTGGTGCGACAACTTTGGACGAATACCGTCAGTATATTGAAAAAGATGGCGCGCTGGCAAGAAGATTTCAGGTAGTGATGGTTGATTCTACTTCTGTTGAAGAAACCATTGAAATCCTTAACAATATCAAAGAAAAATACGAAGATCACCACAATGTAAATTATACGCCTGAGGCTATAAATGCATGTGTAAAATTGTCTGATAGATATATTAGCGATAGGTTCTTACCGGATAAGGCCATTGACGTTTTAGATGAAACAGGTGCCAGAGTTCATTTAAATAATATCCATGTACCCGATAGTATAGTGAAGCTTGAAGAGGCAATTGAAAATGTAAAAAAAGAGAAAAATAAAGTTGTAAAAAGCCAAAAATACGAAGAGGCTGCACAACTGAGGGATAAGGAAAAAAAGCTTCTGGAGCAATTGGATATCGCGAAAAACGATTGGGAGGAAGAAACCAAAAAAAGAAAATACACTGTCGATGAGGAAAATGTGGCAGAAGTAATTGCCATGATGACCGGAATACCTACTAAACGAGTTGCTGAAAAAGAAAGCTCCAAATTGAAAGATATGGATAAAGACCTCTCGGGTAAGGTTATCGGGCAGGAAGAGGCAATTAGAAAACTGACTAAGGCAATTCAAAGAACAAGAGTAGGTCTTAAAGATCCGAAAAAACCAATTGGTTCATTTATATTTTTAGGGCCAACCGGTGTTGGTAAAACAGAACTGGCAAAAGTCCTGTCTACTTATTTGTTTGATAAGGAAGATTCGCTTGTGCGAATAGATATGAGCGAATACATGGAGAAATTCTCTGTATCGCGACTTGTCGGAGCACCTCCGGGATATGTGGGATATGAAGAAGGCGGTCAATTAACAGAAAAAGTAAGAAGGAAGCCTTATTCGGTTGTCTTATTGGATGAAATTGAAAAAGCCCATCCAGATGTCTTTAATATTTTATTGCAAGTGCTGGATGATGGCATACTTACAGATGGACTCGGAAGGAGAGTAGATTTTAGAAATACGGTGATCATCATGACTTCTAACATTGGAGTAAGGGATCTCAAAGATTTTGGTATGGGCATTGGATTTAATACACAATCCAGACAATCGAACCAGGATGATATTGTAAAAGGAACCATACAGAAAGCCTTGAAGAAAACTTTTTCCCCGGAGTTTATCAATAGGCTTGACGATATAATTGTCTTTAATTCACTGGAAAAAGAGCATATATTCAGAATTATTGATAATGCTTTAGAAACGGTATTCAATAGGATAGATGCCATGGGGTATGGTGTTGAATTAACGGTTAAAGCCAAAGAGTTTTTATCTGAAAAAGGATACGATCCACAGTTTGGAGCTCGGCCTTTAAATAGAGCTATTCAGAAATATCTTGAAGATGCAATTGCTGAAGAGATACTGAAAGGCGATATAAATGAAGGCGATATCTTATCTGCTGATTATAAAGAAGGTGCTGAAAACCTTACAATTAAGATCAAGAAAAAGAAGAAAAAGGAACAACCAAAAGAATAG